The Chloroflexota bacterium genome segment GCGCACAAGGAGTTCGGGATCCGCGCGGGGGTCAAGCAACAGGGCGGCGATCCTGACGCGCAGGTGGCTGAGCCCCGAGGAGAGCACCCCGGCGCGCTGGAGAGCGATGAGGCTGGTCCGCTGCCGCGGAGTCAGGGGCTTGTCGACAAGGCCGCGCTTGCGGGCGTTCTGGTTGCCGGGCTGCGCGCCGCGCTTGCGCCTCGGCGCGCCGGGAAGCCGGCCGAGGTATTCAGCCACGAGGTTCCGGTAGTAGGAGTCCCAGGCAGCGTCCTGCATGCTCGCGTCCCTCCGTGTGTGTGATGCAGATGAGGGTAGCGAGGGCGGCGGGTTTCGCGCGAGGGGCTTGTGTCAGGGTTGGGGGGATGGGTCTTGTACAATTCACGGGTGTGCAGCATTCACCCTACCCCACACAACCGAGGTGGCGATGATCATTCCTGACGGTTACAGCGATGTGCCGAGCGGCAAGACTGTGTCGGTCGTGACGCACCTGGAGATGTTTGAGCGGCCGCCGGCGCGGGCCGAGCGCTCGGAGGCTTCGTGGGCGCTTCGCAAGGTGGACGCGCCGGACCCAGGATGGTATCTCGCGCTGTTCCGGCGGATCGGCGAGGACTGGCTGTGGTTCTCGCGGCTGCAGCTGAGCGACGAGGAGCTGCGCGGCGTGCTCGGCAGTCCGCTGCACGAGACGTACGTGTTCGAGGCGCAGGGGCAGGGGGAAGGGCTGGTGGAGCTGGACTTCGGCGTTGAGGGGGAGTGCGATGTCAGCTTCTTCGGGCTGACGCCGGCGCTGGTCGGGTGCGGCGCGGGCCGGTGGATGATGAACCGCGCGCTGGAGCTGGCGTGGTCGCGGCCGATCCGGAGGCTGTCGCTGCACACGTGCACGCTCGACCATCCGGGCGCGCTGGGGTTCTACATGCGGTCGGGGTTTGTGCCGTACCGCCGGCAGGTCGAGGTTGCGGACGACCCTCGGGCGACGGGGTTGCTGCCGAGGACGGCGGCGCCGTGGGTGCCGGTGTTGTGAGGGGGGGTTCCCGCTGCTGCGGGACGGGCGCAGCGCGGGCCCACTGCGCTTCTATGTCAGAGGGCCGCTAGTACGAGACGCGCGCCTGTCCTCGAATGTTCCCAGGCGCCGTGTCGTCGAGCGCACCTTGCCAAATCACCCCCACCCTCCCAGTGACCGCCTCTGGTGACCCGGTACTTTCCAGGTCCACCAAGATCGTCGGTCACTGCGTTTCCACCCGGGTAGGGCTGGTAGAGATCGCTGGTCCATTCCTCCACGTTCCCTGCCATGTCGAGAACACCGTAGGGACTTGCACCAGCGGGGAACCTGTCAACAGGGGTGACCCCCCCACAGCCACCCTCGCGGGTGTTGCACCTTGCTGCATCGAATTCGTAGCCCCAGGGATATTCACGACCATCTGTGCCCCGAGCGGCTTTCTCCCACTGAGCCTCTGTCGGAAGGCTTACCTCATAGGCAGAAACTGCAGATAGCCAGTTGCAGAAGGCTTCCACTTCTTCGTAAGACACTCCTGCAACAGGATGATTCGGCTCAGCAGTGGACTCGGCCCAGATTGCCTGGAGCGTCGAGCCGGTTTGGTAGGCATACTCCGTCCAGAGTTGGGTCGTGATAGGGGTACGTGCTATGTAGAAGTCAGGCAGGTACACCTCACTGTTAGGGGTCTCTTTGAGAATCCATGCCGCTTGCACATCGGGGTACCGGGCCGTCACGGCAGATACTTCGCTTGGGTCGGTGCCCATAACGAAGGTCCCCGCAGGAACCAACACGAACTCGCAGCGTGTCTCGCCCACGGATACTTGGATTTCGTTGGGAGTATGCGAGCTCATGTCATCACTCAATTGCGCACTTTGTATTCCAAGAGCACGTAGGAGTCTTGCAGCGCGGTAGCCTGCACCAAGTCCAACGGCTTGATGTTGCTCAGTACTGCCGTGGTGTGCAGCGATTCGCCATCCATCGGTGTTGGGGTGTCCTTTCCCCCGATGAGTGCAGGGGCGACAACCAAAAGGATTCGGTCAACAAGCCCCGCTCTGACCAACGTGGCATTCAAGCTGCCACCCGATTGAATGGTCATGCGCGTAACGCCAAAGTCCTGCTTGAGCCGGTCGAACAGGTGGGTGAAGTCAATCTTGTCGTAGTGAAGCATGTGAAGGTTGCCGAGTGTCGCCCTGAGAGCCAGGGCAGGGTGTGCGGGGTTAGTTGTCACGACTAGAAGCTGTCGTCCCCTGTGGGCGAGATGCGAAGTCCCTTGCCCGGTGAGATGGGGCGCGGAGTCGACCACCACAAAGGAGACCGGTAGCTGCTCCGTGCAGTCTTGCTTCTGGTTGACTCCCGTCTTGGCAAGAGTCTTACCAGTGTTTAGTGAGAATTCGTCAGTCTCGATCTGCAAATCGTAGTACTGCTTCAGTCCTTGCCCAACGCCGGGGATGTTTGGGAAGTCGCGATCGACATCCATCTCGTCTGTACTACCGGTTGATGTCTTTCCATCGGCTGAAACGAGGAGAAATAGCGTTGTGTATGGTCTGGATCCGCTCATGAATGCGCCGTCCCTTACTCCCAGAGCAGCTGCCGCAGGGCTTGGCGCCATGCTTGCGACGCGTCAGCGAGGGGGAGGTTGAGGAGGCGGGCTATGCGGAGGGTGTTTCCCCCGGTGCGGCCCAAGCGGAGGACGGGGACTTTGTGGCGGGCGGCCAGGCGCCGGAGGGCGGTGGTTTTGGTTGGGGGGAGGGAGATGAGGATGCGGGACGGGGCCTCGCCGAAGAGGGCGGCGTCCCAACGGCCCTGGGGGCGGGCGGTGAGCGTGGCGCCGATGCCGCCGATGACGCAGGACTCGGCGAGGGCGACGGCGAGGCCGCCGTCGGAGCAGTCGTGGGCGGAGGAGAGGAGGCCGCGGCGGATGGCGTCGCGGGTGAGGCGCTGGACGCGGGCCTCGAGGTCCATGTCGAGGGACGGGCGACCGGCGACCGTGCCGTGGAGGGTTTCGAGGGCCTCGCTGCCGGCGAGCGTCGCGGGGTCGGCGTCGAGGGACGTCGCGCCGAGGAGCATGACTAAGTCGCCCTCGTCGCGGAAGCCCGCGCCGCAGTGTTTTGTGACGTCTTCCAGGAGGCCGAGGGCGCCGACGACGGGCGTGGGGTAGATGGCCTGTCCCACGCCCTCGTTATAGAGGCTGACGTTGCCGCTGACGACGGGGACGCCGAGGGCGCGACAGGCGTCGGCCATGCCCTTGATGCACTCCTCAAGCTGGTAGTAGACCTCCGGGCGCTCCGGGTTGCCGAAGTTGAGGCAGTCTGTGAGGGCGATGGGCTCCGCGCCGACACAGGAGACGTTGCGGCAGGCCTCGGCGACGGCGAGCTGGCCGCCGACGAAGGGGTCGAGCCACGCGAGGCGGCTGTTGCCGTCGGTGGCGGCGGCGATGCCGCGGCGGGTGGCGGGGCCGCCGTAGCCGTCGCGGAGGACGAGGACGGCGGCGTCGCCGCGTCCGGGGCCGACGACGGTGTTGGCCTGCACCTGCTGGTCGTACTGGCGGTAGACGCCGGAGCGGCTGGCGATGTTGGCGGAGCCGAGGAGGCGCAGGAGGGCCTCGGCGGGCGTCATATCGGGCAGCGGGAGGGCCGCGAGGTCGACACGCTGCGCGGCGGCGGTCTCGGCGGAGAGCGCGCCGGAGAGGCGGTAGCGGGGCGCGCCGACGAGGTGCTCGACGGGGACGTCGGCGTGCGGCTCGCCGGCGTCGTTGATGCGGACGGTGGCGTCGCCGGTGACGCTGCCGATGACGCTGGAGGTCAGGTCCCACTTGTCGAAGACGGCCTTCACGGCGTCCTCGAAGCCGGGGCGGACGAGGAGGAGCATGCGCTCCTGGGACTCGGACAGCATGACCTCGTAGGGGTTCATGGCGGACTCGCGGCGGGGCACCTGGGCAACGTCGAGGAGGAGGCCGCGGCCGCCCTTGCTGACGCACTCGACAGCGGCGCTGGTGAGGCCGGCCGCGCCGAGGTCCTGCATGCCGGCGATGCCCTCGGGGCACGTCTGCAGCGCCTCCAGGCAGGCCTCGATGAGCACCTTCTCGAGGAAGGGGTTGCCGACCTGCACGGTGGTGCGGAGCTCCTGCGTGTCCTCCAGCGTCTGCGAGGCGAGGCCGGACGCGCCGTGGATGCCGTCGCGGCCGGTGTCGGCGCCGACGAGGAGGAGGAGGTCGCCTGGGCCGGAGGGCTGCGCGCGGACGAGGTCCTGTGTGCGGACGAGGCCGACGCACATGGCGTTGACGAGGGGGTTGTCGTCGTAGCAGGGGGCGAAGGTGATCTCGCCGCCGACGTCGGGGACGCCGATGCAGTTGCCGTACCAGGAGATGCCCTCGACGACGCCGTGGAAGAGGCGGCGCGTGCGCGTGGAGGCGGCGGGGCCGAAGCGCAGAGAGTTCAGGAGCGCGATGGGGCGCGCGCCCATGGCGAGGATGTCGCGGACGATGCCGCCGACGCCGGTCGCGGCGCCCTGAAAGGGCTCGACGGCCGAGGGGTGGTTGTGGGACTCGATCTTGAAGACGACGGAGAGGCCGTCGCCGACGTCGACGACGCCGGCGTTCTCGGCGCCGGGGGAGACGAGGACGCGGGGGGAGTCGCTGGGGAAGAGGCCGAGGAGGGGGCGCGAGTGCTTGTAGGCGCAGTGCTCGCTCCAGAGCGCGCCGAAGAGGCCGAGCTCGAGCGCGTTGGGCTCGCGGTCGAGCTTGTCGACGATGGCGTCGTACTCCTGCTGGCTGAGGGCGATCTCCCTGAGGGTCTCGGGGTCGACGGGCACGAGTGACCTCCGGCGCGGGCGGGACGGATGGGCGGGGCAGTGCGCGGGTGCAGAATGACGGTAGCAACAGGGTGCGGGGCAGTCAAGTTGTGGCAGTATTGCCATTCACCCAGTTGCACTGTAATATCAAAACCCACAAATGGCGTAGCGTACGAGGGTTGACGCTTCCCCTTTTATGCGCTATTCTGCGCTGCGTTGTGTGGTACTCGTGTCCACACGGACAGTAGCGGAATGTTTAACGAGACTGGTCAGGTACGCAAATTGGAATATTCGGCAAGGAGGCTTGCGGTGCGCACACCTAGGATGTCCCGGCAGAGTATTGCCCCTCGGTTGCTTCTGAGCTTAACTCTGGCGTTGTCCCTCCTGTTCGCCACCGCGAGCAGCGTATTTGCCGACGGGCACGAAGGAACGTTGCCCGCCACGGGCGGCACGATTGAGTTTGCCAGCGGCGTCACCGTCAAGACGCCCGACGGCGCCAGCAGCAGCGACGTCACGGTGACCTACACGGCCCTTGAGGGTGACGATGTTCCCGGCGATGCGCCGGAAGGCATGCAGCTTGGGTCCCTGGTCTTCACGCTGGACACAGGCGGCGCGGTCTTCACCCAGCTGGCCGAGGTCACGGTCCCGTTCACCGATGAGGACCAGGCGGCTGCGGCAGGCGGCAGGGCTGACAACGTCACCGTTCTTTCCTGGGAACCGGTAAGCGGCACCTGGATCGACACCTTTGCGCTGCTGGACATCATCAACAACACGTTGACCGTCTCCAGCACGACGCTGGGCACCTACGCGGTGGTTGTCACACTGCCGGCGGATGGCGCGCCGACACCGACGCCCGAGATAACGATGACTCCTGACGTGCCCGTTGAGCCCACCCCGCCCCCGACCGGCGGCTTCGGGGTCAGCAACAGCCT includes the following:
- a CDS encoding GNAT family N-acetyltransferase produces the protein MIIPDGYSDVPSGKTVSVVTHLEMFERPPARAERSEASWALRKVDAPDPGWYLALFRRIGEDWLWFSRLQLSDEELRGVLGSPLHETYVFEAQGQGEGLVELDFGVEGECDVSFFGLTPALVGCGAGRWMMNRALELAWSRPIRRLSLHTCTLDHPGALGFYMRSGFVPYRRQVEVADDPRATGLLPRTAAPWVPVL
- a CDS encoding SUMF1/EgtB/PvdO family nonheme iron enzyme, producing MSSHTPNEIQVSVGETRCEFVLVPAGTFVMGTDPSEVSAVTARYPDVQAAWILKETPNSEVYLPDFYIARTPITTQLWTEYAYQTGSTLQAIWAESTAEPNHPVAGVSYEEVEAFCNWLSAVSAYEVSLPTEAQWEKAARGTDGREYPWGYEFDAARCNTREGGCGGVTPVDRFPAGASPYGVLDMAGNVEEWTSDLYQPYPGGNAVTDDLGGPGKYRVTRGGHWEGGGDLARCARRHGAWEHSRTGARLVLAAL
- a CDS encoding dihydrofolate reductase family protein — its product is MSGSRPYTTLFLLVSADGKTSTGSTDEMDVDRDFPNIPGVGQGLKQYYDLQIETDEFSLNTGKTLAKTGVNQKQDCTEQLPVSFVVVDSAPHLTGQGTSHLAHRGRQLLVVTTNPAHPALALRATLGNLHMLHYDKIDFTHLFDRLKQDFGVTRMTIQSGGSLNATLVRAGLVDRILLVVAPALIGGKDTPTPMDGESLHTTAVLSNIKPLDLVQATALQDSYVLLEYKVRN
- the purL gene encoding phosphoribosylformylglycinamidine synthase subunit PurL; protein product: MPVDPETLREIALSQQEYDAIVDKLDREPNALELGLFGALWSEHCAYKHSRPLLGLFPSDSPRVLVSPGAENAGVVDVGDGLSVVFKIESHNHPSAVEPFQGAATGVGGIVRDILAMGARPIALLNSLRFGPAASTRTRRLFHGVVEGISWYGNCIGVPDVGGEITFAPCYDDNPLVNAMCVGLVRTQDLVRAQPSGPGDLLLLVGADTGRDGIHGASGLASQTLEDTQELRTTVQVGNPFLEKVLIEACLEALQTCPEGIAGMQDLGAAGLTSAAVECVSKGGRGLLLDVAQVPRRESAMNPYEVMLSESQERMLLLVRPGFEDAVKAVFDKWDLTSSVIGSVTGDATVRINDAGEPHADVPVEHLVGAPRYRLSGALSAETAAAQRVDLAALPLPDMTPAEALLRLLGSANIASRSGVYRQYDQQVQANTVVGPGRGDAAVLVLRDGYGGPATRRGIAAATDGNSRLAWLDPFVGGQLAVAEACRNVSCVGAEPIALTDCLNFGNPERPEVYYQLEECIKGMADACRALGVPVVSGNVSLYNEGVGQAIYPTPVVGALGLLEDVTKHCGAGFRDEGDLVMLLGATSLDADPATLAGSEALETLHGTVAGRPSLDMDLEARVQRLTRDAIRRGLLSSAHDCSDGGLAVALAESCVIGGIGATLTARPQGRWDAALFGEAPSRILISLPPTKTTALRRLAARHKVPVLRLGRTGGNTLRIARLLNLPLADASQAWRQALRQLLWE